A region of the Candidatus Acidiferrales bacterium genome:
AGCGAGAATCCAAACCAGGAACCATTCGCCGAACCAGCGCCACAGAAGGCCCGGATCACCGGCATTGTCGGCATCGGCTTGAAGCAGAATCGTGTAGTAACGCAGACCGACAAGAACGGTTACGAGAGCGGACCAGCGGAACCACGCCATCCCGCGAGATATCAGCGCAGGATAAATTTTTGAACGCGTGGCGCTGTCGAGAGTTTTCATAGCCGGCGTGCCGACCAGATTGAAAAAGTAGAGCAGGCCAATCCACAGGATGCCGGACACGATGTGGATCCAACGCAGGACGATTTCTTCGTTGGAAGTGGCGTTTTCGGGAAAGCTGAAGTGGGGATGAAATGCGATGGGATGAAATGCCAGCGAACTCGCAGCGATCATGATTCCTCCAAAAAGGCGTACTATCGCCAGTGCAAAATAGTCTAAAAATTCCGCTAAGACAATCCATCCGAGCGCGGCGCGGAATCTCGCAAACGCAATTGTTCGAGCGCCCAGCGAGCATGCTCGGCGATGATTGCATCCTCCAATTTGGAAAGCGCTTCCAGCCGCGCGGAGATTCCGGCGAACGCGGGACTTTTGCGGGTCAGATGCGAATTCCCGGCGGCGATACAGGCATTGCGGATCAGACCGCGAAACTTGGCGCGCTTCACGGGACTGCCGTGAAGGGCGATTCGATATTCTTCTTCGGTCAGCGAAAGCAGCCAATCAAGGCGTGGAGCAAGGAGCGTTTCGGAAGAACCCGGTGAAACGGCGCGCGGCTGAAATTCAGGAATCGTGGCTGCGGGCGCTCTGCGATTCCACGGACAAACATCCTGACAAATATCGCAGCCGAAGACCATCGATCCCATGGAAGCGCGGAATTCCTGAGGAATCGGGCCGCGAAGCTCAATGGTCAAGTACGCAATGCACCGGCGCGCATCGAGGACATAAGGCTCGACGAAAGCGTTCGTCGGGCAGGCATCAATGCAGCGGCTGCACGTGCCGCACATGTCGCGCGGCGGCGCCTCGGCCGGCGCCAGACTGGGAGTCAATTCAAGATCCGTGAGAATGACGCCCAGGAAAAGCCACGAGCCCATGCGCTGATTGATGAGACAGGTATTTTTCGCCAGCCAGCCGAGGCCCGCGTATTTCGCGGCAACACGTTCGAGAACCGGACCTGTGTCCACATATTCGCGCGCAAGAAAATCCTCGCCGAATTCGGCGCGCATCCAGGCTAGAAGAGTTTTGAGTTTGGGGCCAAGGACATGGTGATAATCGCTTCCCCATGCGTAGCGCGAAATCCAACCGCGAGGACTGTCAGCGTTTGCTTCGCTGCCAGCGCCCGCCGAAGCGGAATCTGCGGCAATGGCTGTCGAATATGGCGCCGCGGTATTATAGTTCAAC
Encoded here:
- the queG gene encoding tRNA epoxyqueuosine(34) reductase QueG, whose protein sequence is MLAKAMRGERTERLIEQARTIGFDLCGVARAEEFPELQKLPEWLARGYAGEMHYLQDDRRMHAEVVVPGARSVIVCALNYNTAAPYSTAIAADSASAGAGSEANADSPRGWISRYAWGSDYHHVLGPKLKTLLAWMRAEFGEDFLAREYVDTGPVLERVAAKYAGLGWLAKNTCLINQRMGSWLFLGVILTDLELTPSLAPAEAPPRDMCGTCSRCIDACPTNAFVEPYVLDARRCIAYLTIELRGPIPQEFRASMGSMVFGCDICQDVCPWNRRAPAATIPEFQPRAVSPGSSETLLAPRLDWLLSLTEEEYRIALHGSPVKRAKFRGLIRNACIAAGNSHLTRKSPAFAGISARLEALSKLEDAIIAEHARWALEQLRLRDSAPRSDGLS